One Streptomyces sp. NBC_00223 genomic window carries:
- the eno gene encoding phosphopyruvate hydratase, with amino-acid sequence MPSIDVVVAREILDSRGNPTVEVEVGLDDGSTGRAAVPSGASTGAFEALELRDGDKNRYQGKGVEKAVLAVIEQIGPELVGYDATEQRLIDQAMFDLDATPDKSSLGANAILGVSLAVAHAASDASDLPLFRYLGGPNAHVLPVPMMNILNGGSHADSNVDIQEFMIAPIGAESFSEAVRWGVEVYHTLKGVLKSRGLSTGLGDEGGFAPNLGSNREALDLIIEAIKQAGYAPGQDVALALDVAASEFYKDGKYQFEGKELSAAEMTEYYEELVASYPLVSIEDPLFEDDWAGWKVLTDKLGGKVQIVGDDLFVTNPERLQKGIDNGTANALLVKVNQIGSLTETLDAVELAQRNGYKCMMSHRSGETEDVTIADLAVATNCGQIKTGAPARSERVAKYNQLLRIEEILEDAAVYAGRSAFPRFKN; translated from the coding sequence GTGCCGTCCATCGATGTCGTCGTAGCCCGGGAAATCCTCGACTCGCGAGGCAACCCCACCGTCGAGGTCGAGGTCGGCCTCGACGACGGCAGCACGGGCCGAGCCGCGGTCCCGTCGGGCGCCTCCACCGGCGCTTTCGAGGCCCTCGAACTCCGCGACGGCGACAAGAACCGCTACCAGGGCAAGGGCGTCGAGAAGGCCGTCCTCGCCGTCATCGAGCAGATCGGCCCGGAGCTGGTCGGGTACGACGCCACCGAGCAGCGGCTGATCGACCAGGCGATGTTCGACCTGGACGCCACCCCGGACAAGTCCTCGCTGGGCGCGAACGCGATCCTCGGTGTCTCGCTGGCCGTCGCGCACGCCGCCTCCGACGCGTCCGACCTGCCGCTCTTCCGCTACCTGGGCGGCCCGAACGCGCATGTGCTGCCGGTCCCGATGATGAACATCCTCAACGGCGGCTCGCACGCGGACTCCAACGTCGACATCCAGGAGTTCATGATCGCCCCGATCGGCGCGGAGTCCTTCTCCGAGGCCGTGCGCTGGGGTGTCGAGGTCTACCACACCCTCAAGGGCGTGCTGAAGTCCCGCGGCCTGTCCACCGGCCTGGGCGACGAGGGCGGCTTCGCGCCGAACCTCGGCTCCAACCGCGAGGCCCTCGACCTGATCATCGAGGCCATCAAGCAGGCCGGTTACGCGCCCGGCCAGGACGTCGCGCTCGCGCTGGACGTCGCCGCGTCCGAGTTCTACAAGGACGGCAAGTACCAGTTCGAGGGCAAGGAGCTCTCGGCGGCCGAGATGACCGAGTACTACGAGGAGCTGGTGGCCTCGTACCCGCTGGTCTCCATCGAGGACCCGCTGTTCGAGGACGACTGGGCGGGCTGGAAGGTCCTCACCGACAAGCTCGGCGGCAAGGTGCAGATCGTCGGCGACGACCTGTTCGTCACCAACCCCGAGCGGCTGCAGAAGGGCATCGACAACGGCACGGCGAACGCGCTGCTGGTGAAGGTCAATCAGATCGGCTCGCTCACCGAGACGCTGGACGCGGTCGAGCTGGCCCAGCGCAACGGCTACAAGTGCATGATGTCCCACCGCTCCGGCGAGACCGAGGACGTCACCATCGCCGACCTGGCCGTCGCCACCAACTGCGGCCAGATCAAGACCGGCGCCCCGGCCCGCTCCGAGCGCGTCGCCAAGTACAACCAGCTGCTGCGCATCGAGGAGATCCTGGAGGACGCCGCGGTGTACGCCGGCCGCTCCGCGTTCCCCCGCTTCAAGAACTGA
- a CDS encoding Ppx/GppA phosphatase family protein, with protein MTSTRVAAVDCGTNSIRLLVADLDPETGTLKDLDRRMRIVRLGQGVDRTGRLAPEALERTFTACREYAEAIRAHGVPVERTRFVATSASRDAENRDDFVRGVMDILGVEPEVITGDQEAAFSFTGATRELTGGHGLATPYLVVDIGGGSTEFVLGEERVTAARSVDIGCVRLTERHLVRDGRAIDPATPELVEAVRADIDAALDEAARTVPLDRARTLVGLAGSVTTVAAVALDLPGYDSAAIHHARLSLADVRAVTERLIRATHAERAANPAIHEGRVDVIGAGALILLRIMERTGASEVVVSEHDILDGIAWDVALGDE; from the coding sequence GTGACCAGCACACGTGTCGCGGCCGTCGACTGCGGGACCAACTCGATTCGCCTCCTGGTGGCCGATCTCGACCCGGAGACGGGGACGCTGAAGGATCTCGACCGGCGGATGCGGATCGTCCGGCTCGGCCAGGGCGTGGACCGTACGGGCAGGCTGGCGCCCGAGGCGCTGGAGCGCACCTTCACCGCCTGCCGGGAGTACGCCGAGGCGATCCGCGCGCACGGGGTGCCCGTGGAGCGGACCCGCTTCGTGGCCACCTCCGCCTCCAGGGACGCGGAGAACCGGGACGACTTCGTCCGCGGCGTGATGGACATCCTGGGCGTCGAACCCGAGGTGATCACCGGGGACCAGGAGGCGGCCTTCTCCTTCACCGGCGCCACCCGCGAACTGACCGGCGGTCACGGCCTGGCGACGCCGTATCTGGTGGTCGACATCGGCGGCGGCTCCACCGAGTTCGTCCTCGGCGAGGAGCGGGTGACCGCGGCCCGCTCGGTGGACATCGGCTGCGTACGGCTGACGGAACGTCACCTGGTGCGCGATGGCAGGGCGATCGACCCGGCGACCCCCGAACTGGTCGAGGCCGTCAGGGCGGACATCGACGCGGCGCTGGACGAGGCCGCGCGTACCGTCCCCCTGGACCGGGCCCGTACGCTCGTCGGGCTCGCCGGCTCGGTCACCACCGTGGCGGCGGTCGCGCTGGACCTGCCGGGGTACGACTCCGCGGCGATCCACCACGCCCGGCTGTCGCTCGCGGACGTCCGGGCGGTCACCGAGCGGCTGATACGGGCCACCCACGCCGAGCGCGCCGCGAACCCCGCCATCCACGAGGGCCGGGTCGACGTGATCGGCGCCGGCGCCCTGATACTGCTGAGGATCATGGAGCGCACGGGCGCGTCGGAGGTCGTGGTCAGCGAGCACGACATCCTCGACGGCATCGCTTGGGATGTGGCACTCGGCGACGAGTGA
- a CDS encoding NAD(P)/FAD-dependent oxidoreductase — MSTTERPRILVVGGGYVGLYAARRIQKKMRYGEATVTVVDPRSYMTYQPFLPETAAGSISPRHVVVPLRRVLPGAEVLTGRVTTIDQDRKVAVVEPLVGESYELPFDCLIIALGAVSRTFPIPGLAENGIGMKGVEEAIALRNHILEQLDKADSTTDEEIRRKALTFVFVGGGFAGAETIGEVEDMARDAAKYYPNVKREDMRFILVDAADKILPEVGPQLGKWGLEHLQERGIEVYLNTSLKSCVDKHVVLANGLEIDASTIVWTAGVKPNPALAKFGLPLGPRGHVDTTPTLQVRGTDYIWAAGDNAQVPDLAAGEGAWCPPNAQHALRQAKVLGDNVVSGMRGFPQQEYKHANKGAVAGLGLHKGVAMIVVGKTKIRLKGRLAWYMHRGYHGLAVPTWNRKIRVFADWTLGAFLKREVVSLGAIENPRDEFYEAARPIPAPAAEQRPRKAEAEQVVAS, encoded by the coding sequence ATGAGCACCACGGAGCGTCCACGGATACTCGTAGTAGGCGGCGGCTACGTCGGCCTGTACGCGGCGCGCCGCATCCAGAAGAAGATGCGGTACGGCGAGGCGACTGTCACAGTCGTCGACCCGCGCTCGTACATGACCTACCAGCCTTTCCTCCCCGAGACCGCAGCCGGCAGCATCTCCCCGCGCCATGTCGTCGTCCCGCTGCGACGTGTGCTGCCCGGGGCCGAGGTGCTCACCGGCCGGGTCACCACCATCGACCAGGACCGCAAGGTCGCCGTGGTCGAGCCGCTCGTCGGCGAGTCCTACGAGCTGCCCTTCGACTGTCTGATCATCGCGCTCGGCGCCGTCTCCCGTACCTTCCCGATTCCCGGCCTGGCCGAGAACGGCATCGGGATGAAGGGCGTCGAGGAGGCCATCGCGCTGCGCAACCACATCCTGGAGCAGCTCGACAAGGCCGACTCCACGACCGACGAGGAGATCCGCCGCAAGGCGCTCACCTTCGTCTTCGTCGGCGGTGGCTTCGCGGGCGCGGAGACCATCGGCGAGGTCGAGGACATGGCCCGCGACGCCGCCAAGTACTACCCGAACGTGAAGCGCGAGGACATGCGCTTCATCCTGGTCGACGCGGCGGACAAGATCCTCCCCGAGGTCGGTCCGCAGCTCGGCAAGTGGGGCCTTGAGCACCTGCAGGAGCGCGGTATCGAGGTCTACCTCAACACCTCGCTGAAGAGCTGCGTCGACAAGCACGTGGTGCTCGCCAACGGCCTGGAGATCGACGCCTCCACCATCGTGTGGACGGCCGGCGTGAAGCCCAACCCGGCGCTGGCGAAGTTCGGCCTGCCGCTGGGCCCGCGCGGTCACGTGGACACCACGCCGACCCTCCAGGTGCGCGGCACCGACTACATCTGGGCCGCGGGCGACAACGCCCAGGTCCCGGACCTCGCCGCCGGCGAGGGCGCCTGGTGCCCGCCCAACGCCCAGCACGCGCTGCGCCAGGCCAAGGTGCTCGGCGACAACGTGGTCTCCGGGATGCGCGGCTTCCCGCAGCAGGAGTACAAGCACGCCAACAAGGGCGCGGTCGCCGGGCTGGGGCTGCACAAGGGCGTCGCGATGATAGTCGTCGGCAAGACGAAGATCAGGCTCAAGGGCCGGCTCGCCTGGTACATGCACCGCGGCTACCACGGCCTGGCCGTGCCGACGTGGAACCGCAAGATCCGGGTCTTCGCCGACTGGACGCTCGGCGCGTTCCTCAAGCGCGAGGTCGTCTCGCTCGGCGCGATCGAGAACCCGCGCGACGAGTTCTACGAGGCCGCCCGGCCGATCCCGGCCCCCGCCGCCGAGCAGCGGCCGCGCAAGGCCGAGGCGGAGCAGGTCGTCGCGTCCTGA
- a CDS encoding DUF501 domain-containing protein, with protein sequence MDTTPEPTPPTEADIAAVRAQLGRPPRGLRAVAHRCPCGNPDVVETQPRLEDGTPFPTLYYLTCPRAASAIGTLEAEGVMKRMTARLAEDPELAAAYRAAHEDYISRRDAIEVLEGFPSAGGMPERVKCLHVLAGHALAAGPGVNPLGDETLALLPDWWAKGPCVPAQTGHPQTESAPNEQPQTEQPPTGRSRTEESQ encoded by the coding sequence ATGGACACCACTCCCGAACCCACCCCTCCCACCGAAGCCGACATCGCCGCCGTACGCGCCCAGCTCGGCCGGCCGCCGCGCGGGCTGCGGGCGGTCGCCCACCGCTGCCCGTGCGGCAACCCGGACGTGGTCGAGACCCAGCCCCGGCTGGAGGACGGCACGCCCTTCCCGACGCTGTACTACCTGACGTGTCCGCGCGCGGCCTCCGCGATCGGCACCCTGGAGGCGGAGGGCGTGATGAAGCGGATGACGGCCCGGCTGGCCGAGGACCCGGAGCTGGCCGCCGCCTACCGCGCCGCCCACGAGGACTACATCTCCCGCCGCGACGCCATCGAGGTGCTGGAGGGCTTCCCGAGCGCGGGCGGCATGCCGGAGCGGGTCAAGTGTCTGCACGTCCTGGCCGGCCACGCACTGGCCGCGGGCCCCGGAGTGAACCCCTTGGGCGACGAGACCCTCGCCCTGCTGCCCGACTGGTGGGCCAAGGGCCCGTGTGTGCCCGCGCAGACCGGGCACCCGCAGACGGAGAGCGCGCCGAACGAGCAGCCGCAGACCGAGCAGCCGCCGACCGGGCGGTCGCGGACCGAGGAGTCACAGTGA
- a CDS encoding FtsB family cell division protein: protein MAADRFSTAARLKAIGQEAQARVYRAAARPQVRRNRLTGRAALLALVLCALVVALAYPMRQYIAQRSDIADQRRAAQRAKEKVEQLREEKARWQDPQYVQTQAREHLHYVMPGETGFTVVNPGPAATDDAAEHHPANAAAALRPWYDNLWDNVDQADAAAVPRR from the coding sequence GTGGCGGCGGACCGGTTCTCCACCGCGGCCCGGCTGAAGGCCATCGGGCAGGAGGCACAGGCACGGGTCTACCGGGCGGCGGCCCGGCCTCAGGTGCGGCGCAACAGGCTCACCGGCCGCGCGGCCCTGCTCGCTCTCGTGCTGTGCGCGCTGGTGGTGGCCCTGGCCTACCCGATGCGGCAGTACATCGCCCAGCGCTCCGACATCGCCGACCAGCGCCGCGCGGCCCAGCGGGCCAAGGAGAAGGTCGAGCAGCTGCGCGAGGAGAAGGCCCGCTGGCAGGACCCGCAGTACGTACAGACCCAGGCCCGCGAGCATCTGCACTACGTGATGCCCGGCGAGACCGGCTTCACCGTGGTGAACCCCGGCCCGGCCGCGACCGATGACGCCGCCGAGCACCACCCGGCCAACGCCGCGGCCGCGCTGCGCCCCTGGTACGACAACCTGTGGGACAACGTGGACCAGGCCGACGCCGCCGCGGTCCCGCGCCGCTGA